The following DNA comes from Peribacillus sp. FSL E2-0218.
GAGTATCCCATTTTATTATTGGATGATGTGCTATCGGAGCTTGACGATTTCCGTCAATCCCATTTACTGAATACGATTCAAGGAAAAGTGCAAACATTCGTGACGACACCCTCCGTTGATGGAATCGATCATCAAACCCTGAGAGAAGCGACCACCTTTTATGTTAGTCAAGGAAGTATAAAAAAGGTTAAATGATGAGGTGAATGTATGTATCTCCATATTGGTGAAGACGTTCTTGTGAAAACGGATGATGTCATAGCCATTTTAGATAAGAAGCTGCTCCAGGCATCTCCGATCATGATTGAGTTTTTGGAGAAAAAGTCTGATGTGACTTCACATTTAGCAAAAAACTCGGTTAAATCGATAGTAGTGACGGATAGGCAAGTCTATTATTCACCGCTTGCTTCTTCCACTCTGAAAAAGCGTTCACTGCAGCCATCGTTATTGATCGATGATATAGATGTTCTTGGAATATAAGGACTTAAGCGATAATTACTTCGGAAAATTGATAATGCCAAAAGAAAAGTGTAGGTGATACGAATGACAATGGAACAAAAAGAAGTACAAGCTCAGGCATACGATGAGAATCAGATACAGGTTTTGGAAGGCTTAGAAGCAGTTCGTAAACGTCCGGGGATGTATATCGGCACGACTTCTGCAAAAGGACTTCACCATCTTGTTTGGGAAATTGTCGATAACAGTATTGATGAGGCACTAGCGGGTTTCTGTACGGAAATCAAAGTGACGATCGAAAAAGACAATAGCATAACGGTAGTCGATAATGGACGGGGAATTCCAGTAGGGATCCATGAAAAAATGGGACGTCCCGCTGTAGAAGTAATCATGACTGTACTTCATGCTGGCGGAAAGTTTGGCGGCGGGGGATATAAGGTCTCCGGCGGTCTGCACGGTGTCGGTGCATCTGTCGTTAACGCCCTATCGACGGTATTGGAAGTGTATGTCCATCGTGATGGCAAAATCCATTATCAGCAATTCAATCGCGGGGTTCCGAAGGAAGATTTGAAAATCATCGGGGAAACCGATCATACGGGTACGACGGTCCACTTCATTCCGGATGGTGAAATCTTTACCGAGTCTTTGGAATATGATTTCGATACGTTAGCCACTCGTATCCGTGAGCTTGCGTTCCTGAATAAAGGCCTGAAACTCATCATTGAGGATAAACGTGAAGAAGAAGAGAAAATCAGGGAATATCATTATGAGGGCGGGATTAAATCATACGTCGAGCACTTGAACCGTTCGAAAGAAGTGCTGCATGAGGAACCGATTTTCATGGAAGGCGAGAAAGATGGGATTTCTGTCGAATTAGCTTTGCAATATAATGACAGCTATATCAGCAATGTGTTTTCTTTTGCCAATAATATTCACACCTATGAAGGCGGTACGCATGAATCGGGATTCAAGACGGCCCTGACCCGGGTCATCAATGATTATGCAAGGAAAAACGGTCTCCTGAAAGAAGCCGATTCCAATTTCTCCGGTGAAGATGTCCGGGAAGGCCTGACGGCAATCATTTCGATCAAGCATCCTGAACCCCAATTCGAAGGTCAAACGAAAACCAAACTTGGAAATTCAGAAGTAAGAACGGTAACTGATTCCATCCTTTCTGAGCGGCTTGATTCTTTCTTATATGAAAATCCGGCCGTGGCCAGGAAAATTGTCGATAAAGGGCAAATGGCAGCAAGGGCCCGTATGGCAGCCAAGAAAGCCCGTGAATTGACTCGAAGGAAGAGTGCGCTTGAAGTTTCCAACCTTCCGGGAAAATTGGCGGATTGTTCATCCAAGGACCCGGCTATCAGTGAATTGTACATCGTTGAAGGAAACTCGGCGGGAGGTTCGGCCAAGCAAGGGCGCGACCGTCATTTCCAAGCGATTTTGCCGCTAAGGGGTAAAATCCTGAACGTAGAAAAAGCAAGATTGGATAGAATCTTGCATAACGAGGAAATAGGCACGATCATCACCGCACTAGGAACGGGAATTGGTGATGAATTCAATATTGAAAAAGCCCGATATCATAAAATCGTCATCATGACCGATGCCGATGTGGATGGAGCCCATATCAGAACGCTGATGTTGACATTCTTCTACAGATATATGCGCAAAATCATCGAATATGGTTATATATACATTGCTCAGCCGCCACTTTTCAAAATCCAGCAAGGGAAAAAAGTGGATTATGCCTATAACGATCGACAGCTTGAAGAAATCATGGCGAGTTTGCCAAGCACTCCAAAGCCTAACCTGCAGCGCTACAAGGGGCTGGGGGAAATGAACCCCGAGCAATTATGGGAAACGACCATGAACCCTGAAACGAGAACGCTGCTTCAAGTCAGCTTGAAAGATGCGGCCGAGGCGGATGAAACATTCGAGATGCTGATGGGCGACAAGGTTGAGCCTAGACGTAACTTCATCGAAGAAAATGCAATTTATGTAAAAAATCTTGATGTTTGATTTTTTGACAGGATGCTCTTACATCCTGTTCTTTACATAGTTCTAGTTAATATTAAACGAGAGTATAAGCTTTTTATAGGAGGTTGGCTCCATGTCAGAAAATGAAAGATCAGGTGTGAAAGAAATAAATATAAGTACCGAGATGCGGACATCTTTTTTGGATTACGCGATGAGCGTTATCGTGTCTCGTGCTTTGCCTGATGTAAGGGACGGTTTAAAACCGGTGCACCGAAGAATTCTTTATGCAATGAATGATCTTGGAATGACTTCGGATAAACCATTTAAAAAATCGGCACGTATTGTTGGGGAAGTAATCGGTAAGTATCACCCCCACGGTGATTCTGCCGTCTATGAAACGATGGTACGGATGGCGCAGCCCTTTAACTATCGTT
Coding sequences within:
- the gyrB gene encoding DNA topoisomerase (ATP-hydrolyzing) subunit B, yielding MEQKEVQAQAYDENQIQVLEGLEAVRKRPGMYIGTTSAKGLHHLVWEIVDNSIDEALAGFCTEIKVTIEKDNSITVVDNGRGIPVGIHEKMGRPAVEVIMTVLHAGGKFGGGGYKVSGGLHGVGASVVNALSTVLEVYVHRDGKIHYQQFNRGVPKEDLKIIGETDHTGTTVHFIPDGEIFTESLEYDFDTLATRIRELAFLNKGLKLIIEDKREEEEKIREYHYEGGIKSYVEHLNRSKEVLHEEPIFMEGEKDGISVELALQYNDSYISNVFSFANNIHTYEGGTHESGFKTALTRVINDYARKNGLLKEADSNFSGEDVREGLTAIISIKHPEPQFEGQTKTKLGNSEVRTVTDSILSERLDSFLYENPAVARKIVDKGQMAARARMAAKKARELTRRKSALEVSNLPGKLADCSSKDPAISELYIVEGNSAGGSAKQGRDRHFQAILPLRGKILNVEKARLDRILHNEEIGTIITALGTGIGDEFNIEKARYHKIVIMTDADVDGAHIRTLMLTFFYRYMRKIIEYGYIYIAQPPLFKIQQGKKVDYAYNDRQLEEIMASLPSTPKPNLQRYKGLGEMNPEQLWETTMNPETRTLLQVSLKDAAEADETFEMLMGDKVEPRRNFIEENAIYVKNLDV
- a CDS encoding extracellular matrix/biofilm biosynthesis regulator RemA family protein is translated as MYLHIGEDVLVKTDDVIAILDKKLLQASPIMIEFLEKKSDVTSHLAKNSVKSIVVTDRQVYYSPLASSTLKKRSLQPSLLIDDIDVLGI